From the genome of Impatiens glandulifera chromosome 9, dImpGla2.1, whole genome shotgun sequence, one region includes:
- the LOC124915470 gene encoding elongation of fatty acids protein 3-like: MEMLQVLTYYLSEHPQIVNFRWSHVHSWGSTWSFLFLSISFYILLSLFLHFSLSLLLPGRRPIPLGPIPAIHSLSMSLISTTIFSGILLSSSAEIRDTRWFWRRSMTTPFQWYLCFPLGTRPSGRVFFWSYIFYLSRFLHTLRTYFKILRRRKLSIFQLLNNSIVISMSFLWLEYSQSFQVVAILLTTSVYALVYGYRFWTEIGLPGTCFPFVISCQIWVLSCNVLCHVGVLMLHLFKGGCNGIGAWVINSVLNGLILILILNFLLGMRQREIDGSEEAKE; the protein is encoded by the coding sequence ATGGAGATGCTCCAAGTTCTTACCTATTATCTTTCAGAGCATCCTCAAATCGTTAACTTCCGGTGGAGCCATGTTCATTCATGGGGTTCAACCTGGTCTTTCTTATTCTTATCCATCTCCTTTTAcattcttctttctctcttcctcCACTTCTCCCTTTCTCTCCTCCTCCCCGGCCGCCGTCCAATCCCACTCGGTCCAATCCCAGCAATCCACAGTCTATCAATGTCTCTAATCTCCACCACCATCTTTTCCGGCATTCTATTATCCTCATCCGCCGAGATCCGTGACACAAGATGGTTCTGGCGTCGATCAATGACAACCCCATTTCAATGGTACCTCTGTTTCCCACTCGGTACTCGTCCTTCCGGCAGGGTATTCTTCTGGTCATACATTTTCTACCTATCAAGATTCCTCCACACTCTCCGAACCTATTTCAAGATTCTCCGGCGAAGGAAACTCTCCATATTCCAGCTATTGAATAACTCAATCGTTATCTCTATGTCATTTCTATGGCTTGAATATTCACAATCGTTTCAAGTGGTTGCCATTTTGTTGACTACGTCTGTGTATGCTTTAGTTTATGGGTATAGGTTTTGGACGGAGATTGGACTTCCTGGGACTTGTTTTCCGTTTGTAATTAGTTGTCAGATTTGGGTTTTGAGTTGTAATGTTCTTTGTCATGTTGGAGTTTTGATGCTTCATTTGTTTAAGGGTGGGTGTAATGGAATTGGAGCTTGGGTTATTAATTCGGTGCTGAATGGATTGATTTTGATtctgattttgaatttcttGTTGGGTATGAGACAGAGAGAGATAGATGGGTCGGAAGAGGCAAAGGAATGA